One stretch of Schlesneria sp. DSM 10557 DNA includes these proteins:
- a CDS encoding Gfo/Idh/MocA family protein — MANEKVRIAIIGAGLVSDFHHVPGIRVDSRCELAAVCDPNEQLLNQRKNEWGPAKYTTDYQAIADDKDIDAVIIATPNFTHKDIALACIAGGKHVMCEKPLGVSYEEAAEMYQAAKAKGVRHMTAFTYRFAPSMRYLRHLVKSGSLGEPRHFRSQRFLDLPETSWGWRQYKKLAGAGDLYDMTIHRIDFAQDLMGPIQSVCGAVKTFVPRDKTVDGKACEPSEVDDWSALIGTFQSGAVGVWEGSTLMKGHHNSGVGFEWAEVNGSEGSAVYQLVDPNYILVGKHGGTMEKSLVPAEFMKPENSPRNPAEGKPSTVFRYDLVYELVSAIVEGRDAVPGFDDGASAQAVADAVLQSYAERRWIDVPPTK; from the coding sequence ATGGCCAACGAAAAAGTCCGCATCGCGATTATCGGAGCCGGTCTGGTTTCCGACTTTCATCATGTACCGGGGATCCGTGTTGATTCCCGCTGCGAACTGGCAGCGGTCTGCGACCCAAACGAACAATTGCTGAACCAGCGCAAGAACGAGTGGGGGCCTGCAAAGTACACCACCGACTACCAGGCCATCGCCGACGACAAAGACATTGATGCCGTCATCATCGCGACCCCCAACTTCACTCATAAAGACATCGCACTGGCCTGTATCGCGGGCGGAAAGCATGTCATGTGCGAAAAACCGCTCGGCGTCAGCTATGAAGAAGCCGCCGAAATGTACCAGGCCGCCAAGGCCAAGGGAGTTCGCCACATGACGGCGTTCACCTACCGCTTCGCCCCCTCCATGCGATACCTCCGACATCTGGTCAAAAGCGGTTCGCTGGGTGAGCCCCGGCATTTCCGCAGCCAGCGGTTTCTGGATCTGCCCGAGACGAGCTGGGGCTGGCGCCAGTACAAAAAGCTCGCCGGTGCCGGCGATCTGTACGACATGACCATCCACCGGATCGACTTCGCCCAGGATCTGATGGGACCCATCCAAAGCGTCTGCGGTGCTGTCAAAACATTCGTCCCTCGTGACAAAACCGTCGATGGAAAAGCCTGCGAGCCGTCTGAAGTCGACGACTGGTCAGCACTCATCGGAACCTTCCAGTCAGGCGCTGTCGGCGTCTGGGAAGGAAGCACGCTGATGAAGGGACATCACAACAGCGGCGTCGGTTTCGAATGGGCTGAAGTCAACGGCAGCGAAGGTTCCGCCGTCTATCAACTGGTCGACCCCAACTACATTCTGGTCGGCAAGCACGGGGGAACGATGGAAAAATCCCTCGTCCCCGCCGAGTTCATGAAACCAGAAAACAGCCCCCGAAATCCCGCCGAAGGAAAACCCAGCACCGTGTTCCGCTACGATCTGGTTTACGAACTGGTCAGCGCGATCGTCGAAGGCCGCGACGCCGTCCCCGGATTCGATGACGGCGCCAGCGCACAAGCCGTCGCCGACGCCGTTCTGCAATCCTACGCCGAACGCCGTTGGATCGACGTCCCTCCGACGAAATAG
- a CDS encoding HsdR family type I site-specific deoxyribonuclease: MSNRTPENPSVHEQGVEHFALSLFKQQGFKLRHGPELGPNAPQAERAEMSDIVLALTLRKAVEKLNPHLPATNIDAVAASISRPPHPTLIENNRWFHGLLTDGVPIEYKDKKSGEMRGGRARVIDFDNPTNNDFVVVQQLTIQGPSGKTIRPDLILFVNGLPLVVIELKDPADASATLDTAIDQFGRYKETAPDLFVPNLLLVVSDGLLTRVGRITSGRQRFTPWRPEKGGEPTLEALIRELLNPPALLDYLQHCAAFEEDDRGNVVKKVAGYHQFRAVRKTRASVIAAVKRGAKRGTGFQPVMGLVATDQAVMAEAHRLEAGATGIVIRQGANLPHWTREGGIYAVTFRLADSLPQAVVLTWKQEREEILNRAREMNRPLSPAEERQLQHLFSENVEKFLDAGAGHCWLRRPEIAELVANALAHFEGERYRLLAWCVMPNHVHVVVKPQPGHTLAEITHSWKSFTSNEANRRLARTGEFWQKESYDHLIRDEEDLEHAVTYVLNNPRAAGLDAWKWVGAAADIGAIIEDRGGSQRQDAAATSYGDAVMGQDAVVASYGGGVTEEQRQDAVATGQGGVVWHTQGSGKSLTMLMLAGALVRAAEMTNPTLVVVTDRNDLDDQLFDTFAMGRDLLRQEPVQAASRDHLKNLLDRASGGVVFTTIHKFTESHGTISERSNVVVMADEAHRSQYGFVDGGAKWMRDALPNATFVGFTGTPLMAGDKVTRHVFGEYADVYDIRQAVADGATVPIYYEPRIVKLTIDEAGARKAEAAIAEAAKADEAGEEAAENIRIPIEELYGAPERLKRVAKFLVEHWEQRRSAMEGKAIVVTISREIAMTLHDEIVKLRPGWHDDEDDRGSVKVIMTEGLPTKRHNEKDDAYKKRIEPLIVPIEKHGRTKSRRKSLALRFKNPADDFRVAIVVDMWLTGFDVPCAHTMYLDKPLAGHNLMQAIARVNRVYGEKPGGLIVDLIGLADPLADALAMYANATGKTDKPIRELQDEAIPAMRSAFEQLCGFFHGYDYAAALDAEPINVLKVYLGAIDHVLDVGQNVGEETGWKRFRGMLKRLSTAFALAVPREETKAITPHLTFFQRIGAMIRKRLAEDTGPTPGGGESRDIDAAVRQVIGDAVEAGDVIDLFAATGLDAARLDILSEDFLNRVSALEQKNLALETLRKLLTDQIKISERTNLVQAQKFREALEKAMLGYTNKQITTAEMIAKLLELAKWVREAKLQGQELGLSTEEVAFYDALAENGSAKEVMQSDQLRLMARELAEMVKKMPKLDWTQRESVRADLRRKVRRLLAMYGYPPDLSEDATQLVLRQAELSTESSA, encoded by the coding sequence GTGTCGAATCGGACGCCGGAGAACCCATCTGTGCATGAACAGGGCGTTGAGCATTTCGCGCTATCTCTCTTCAAGCAACAAGGATTTAAACTGCGGCACGGTCCGGAGCTTGGTCCGAACGCTCCCCAGGCCGAGCGGGCGGAGATGTCTGACATCGTTCTCGCACTGACGCTGCGGAAGGCCGTCGAGAAACTCAACCCGCACCTCCCCGCCACAAACATCGACGCCGTTGCCGCATCGATTTCCCGTCCACCTCATCCGACCCTGATCGAGAACAACCGCTGGTTTCACGGGCTGCTGACCGACGGCGTACCGATTGAATACAAGGACAAGAAATCCGGCGAGATGCGAGGGGGGCGGGCACGCGTCATCGACTTCGATAACCCCACCAACAATGACTTCGTCGTTGTGCAACAACTCACAATCCAAGGCCCAAGCGGGAAGACGATCCGGCCGGACTTGATCCTGTTCGTCAACGGTCTGCCGCTGGTGGTGATTGAACTGAAAGATCCGGCAGACGCATCCGCGACATTGGATACGGCCATTGACCAGTTCGGACGCTACAAAGAGACGGCGCCAGACCTGTTCGTACCCAACCTGCTGCTGGTGGTCAGCGACGGACTGCTGACGCGTGTGGGGAGGATCACCAGCGGGCGGCAACGCTTCACGCCGTGGCGACCAGAGAAAGGGGGAGAACCGACGCTGGAGGCGTTGATCCGTGAACTGCTGAATCCTCCCGCGCTGCTGGATTACCTGCAGCACTGTGCGGCGTTCGAGGAAGATGATCGCGGGAATGTCGTCAAAAAGGTCGCGGGGTATCACCAGTTCCGCGCCGTCCGCAAGACACGGGCCAGCGTGATCGCAGCGGTAAAACGTGGGGCGAAACGTGGCACCGGCTTCCAGCCGGTGATGGGCCTGGTGGCGACGGACCAAGCAGTGATGGCAGAAGCTCACCGGCTGGAAGCCGGTGCCACGGGAATTGTCATCCGACAGGGTGCCAACCTGCCGCACTGGACGCGTGAAGGTGGAATTTACGCCGTCACGTTTCGGCTGGCTGATTCACTCCCTCAAGCGGTCGTGCTCACTTGGAAGCAGGAACGCGAGGAAATTCTCAACCGTGCCCGCGAGATGAACCGACCCCTCTCTCCCGCCGAGGAACGGCAACTCCAGCACCTGTTCTCGGAGAACGTTGAGAAGTTCCTTGATGCGGGGGCGGGTCATTGCTGGCTGCGTCGGCCGGAGATCGCCGAACTCGTCGCGAACGCACTCGCCCACTTTGAAGGGGAACGGTATCGGCTGCTTGCGTGGTGTGTGATGCCAAACCACGTGCACGTGGTCGTCAAGCCGCAGCCGGGTCACACGCTGGCGGAAATCACTCATTCCTGGAAATCGTTTACGAGCAACGAGGCCAACCGTCGACTCGCGCGGACGGGCGAGTTCTGGCAGAAAGAATCGTATGACCATCTCATTCGAGATGAAGAGGACCTGGAACATGCGGTGACTTATGTCTTGAACAACCCCCGAGCGGCCGGGCTGGACGCGTGGAAATGGGTGGGAGCGGCGGCGGACATCGGGGCGATTATTGAAGATCGTGGGGGGAGTCAGCGGCAGGATGCCGCTGCCACGAGTTACGGTGACGCTGTCATGGGGCAGGATGCCGTTGTCGCGAGTTACGGAGGGGGTGTCACGGAAGAACAACGGCAGGATGCCGTTGCCACGGGGCAGGGGGGCGTGGTTTGGCATACGCAGGGGTCGGGTAAAAGCCTGACGATGCTGATGCTTGCCGGCGCACTCGTGCGCGCTGCGGAAATGACCAACCCGACGCTGGTTGTGGTCACCGACCGTAATGACCTGGACGATCAACTGTTTGACACGTTTGCGATGGGACGCGATCTGCTGCGGCAGGAGCCCGTGCAGGCAGCAAGTCGGGATCATTTGAAGAATCTGCTCGACCGTGCTTCGGGGGGTGTCGTCTTTACGACGATCCACAAGTTTACCGAATCCCACGGCACGATCAGCGAACGATCTAATGTGGTCGTGATGGCGGACGAAGCTCACCGCAGCCAGTACGGATTCGTTGATGGTGGTGCGAAATGGATGCGTGATGCACTCCCTAATGCGACCTTCGTCGGTTTTACGGGCACGCCGCTGATGGCGGGCGACAAGGTGACGCGGCACGTCTTCGGCGAATACGCCGACGTGTACGACATTCGCCAGGCAGTAGCCGACGGCGCAACCGTGCCGATCTACTACGAGCCGCGAATCGTGAAGCTGACCATCGACGAGGCGGGGGCCAGGAAGGCAGAAGCGGCGATTGCCGAAGCGGCGAAGGCAGACGAAGCAGGCGAGGAGGCCGCCGAGAACATTCGCATTCCGATCGAAGAGTTATACGGCGCACCCGAGCGGCTAAAGCGAGTGGCCAAGTTCCTTGTCGAGCATTGGGAGCAGAGGCGCAGTGCGATGGAAGGAAAGGCGATCGTTGTCACGATCAGCCGCGAAATCGCCATGACACTACACGATGAGATTGTCAAACTTCGTCCCGGTTGGCACGACGACGAGGATGATCGTGGATCGGTCAAAGTGATCATGACCGAAGGGCTGCCAACAAAACGCCACAACGAGAAAGACGATGCGTACAAGAAACGCATCGAGCCGTTGATTGTACCAATTGAAAAACACGGGCGCACAAAGTCCAGAAGGAAGTCGCTCGCATTGCGGTTCAAGAATCCTGCGGACGACTTCCGCGTGGCGATCGTGGTGGACATGTGGCTGACGGGCTTTGATGTCCCGTGTGCTCACACCATGTACCTCGACAAGCCGTTGGCGGGCCACAACCTGATGCAGGCCATCGCGCGGGTGAACCGCGTGTACGGCGAAAAGCCGGGCGGGTTGATCGTGGACCTCATCGGGCTGGCTGATCCACTGGCCGATGCACTGGCGATGTATGCCAACGCAACGGGGAAAACCGACAAGCCGATCAGGGAACTGCAGGACGAGGCCATTCCCGCGATGCGGTCGGCGTTCGAGCAGTTGTGCGGGTTCTTTCATGGGTATGACTACGCGGCGGCGCTGGACGCTGAACCGATCAACGTGCTCAAGGTCTATCTGGGGGCAATCGATCATGTGCTGGACGTCGGACAGAACGTGGGCGAGGAAACGGGCTGGAAGCGTTTTCGCGGAATGTTAAAGCGACTCTCGACGGCGTTCGCACTGGCCGTGCCGCGTGAAGAAACGAAGGCGATCACACCCCATCTGACCTTTTTCCAGCGAATCGGGGCGATGATCCGCAAACGGCTGGCGGAAGATACCGGGCCAACTCCGGGCGGAGGCGAGTCGCGTGACATCGATGCCGCCGTGAGGCAGGTCATCGGCGATGCGGTGGAGGCGGGCGATGTGATCGACCTGTTCGCGGCGACTGGGTTGGATGCGGCACGCCTGGACATCCTCAGCGAAGACTTCCTGAACCGAGTGAGCGCGTTGGAGCAAAAGAACCTGGCGCTCGAGACGCTGCGGAAACTGCTCACCGACCAAATCAAGATCAGCGAACGGACGAACCTCGTGCAAGCGCAGAAGTTCCGCGAGGCGCTGGAAAAGGCGATGCTCGGCTACACGAACAAGCAAATCACCACTGCTGAGATGATCGCGAAACTGCTGGAACTGGCAAAGTGGGTTCGTGAGGCGAAGCTGCAGGGGCAAGAACTGGGGCTGAGCACAGAGGAAGTCGCGTTCTATGACGCACTGGCGGAGAATGGATCCGCGAAAGAAGTAATGCAGTCCGACCAGCTTCGTCTGATGGCTCGGGAACTCGCCGAGATGGTCAAGAAGATGCCCAAGCTCGACTGGACGCAGCGGGAATCGGTCCGGGCGGATCTGCGTCGCAAAGTGCGCAGGTTGCTCGCGATGTACGGGTACCCGCCGGACCTGTCTGAAGATGCAACGCAGCTTGTGCTCAGGCAAGCGGAACTGTCGACGGAGTCAAGTGCATGA